The proteins below come from a single Anaerolineales bacterium genomic window:
- the pgeF gene encoding peptidoglycan editing factor PgeF yields the protein MPFRQVGDLRYLEFDILRFPRLAHGVFTRLGGSSPAPWDSLNLGSTVGDALENVQANRGLILRTIGRAEDSLHEVWQTHSNQVVLVRAPRAGAPLVQADAMITSSPHVTLLMRFADCIPILLYDPVRHAAGIAHAGWLGTVRKTALETVRAMAAQFGSRPREIRAALGPAIGVDHFPIGAEVEQQFQEAFGAESARHLKPYNGAIHLDLGSANRWLLESEGVVDIEESGLCTACHLSDWYSHRGEAGRTGRFGALIGLR from the coding sequence ATGCCCTTCCGGCAGGTCGGCGACCTCCGTTACCTCGAATTCGACATCCTGCGCTTTCCCCGCCTTGCCCATGGCGTTTTCACCCGTCTGGGTGGAAGCAGCCCGGCACCTTGGGATTCCCTCAACCTGGGAAGTACGGTTGGCGATGCCCTTGAGAACGTGCAGGCCAACCGGGGGCTGATCCTGCGCACCATCGGCCGGGCGGAAGACAGCCTTCACGAGGTGTGGCAAACTCACTCCAACCAGGTGGTTCTAGTTAGGGCGCCGAGGGCCGGGGCGCCCCTCGTTCAGGCAGACGCCATGATCACGAGCTCACCCCACGTCACGCTGCTGATGCGCTTTGCGGACTGCATTCCGATCCTGTTGTATGACCCGGTCCGGCATGCTGCCGGGATCGCCCATGCCGGCTGGCTGGGGACGGTGCGCAAGACGGCGCTGGAAACCGTGAGGGCCATGGCCGCCCAATTTGGCAGCCGGCCCCGAGAGATCCGAGCGGCCCTCGGCCCGGCAATCGGTGTGGACCACTTTCCCATCGGCGCGGAAGTTGAGCAGCAGTTCCAGGAGGCCTTCGGCGCCGAGAGCGCTCGGCATCTCAAGCCTTACAATGGCGCCATCCACTTGGACCTTGGCTCAGCCAACCGTTGGCTGCTTGAGTCTGAGGGGGTGGTTGACATCGAGGAGTCAGGCCTGTGCACCGCATGTCACCTGTCGGATTGGTACTCTCACCGGGGTGAGGCAGGACGCACGGGTCGCTTTGGCGCATTGATCGGCCTGAGGTAG
- a CDS encoding DUF167 domain-containing protein → MRKFKLHSGVSGTALTIRVTPRARRTEVAGMLEDGTIRIRVAAPPVEGKANEELLDFLSKALRIRRNRIEVIVGEKGLDKLVSIRDLTPGQAHARLSALLEKSQEDG, encoded by the coding sequence ATGCGCAAGTTCAAGCTTCACAGCGGGGTCAGTGGGACGGCGCTCACCATCCGGGTGACGCCGCGGGCTCGGAGGACTGAGGTCGCCGGGATGCTCGAGGACGGCACAATCCGGATCCGGGTCGCAGCCCCGCCGGTCGAAGGCAAAGCCAACGAGGAACTTCTGGACTTCCTCTCCAAGGCGCTTCGCATCCGCCGCAACCGGATCGAAGTCATCGTCGGTGAGAAGGGACTCGACAAGCTGGTCTCGATCCGGGATCTGACGCCCGGCCAGGCCCACGCCCGGCTGTCGGCTTTGCTGGAGAAGAGTCAGGAAGACGGCTGA
- a CDS encoding DUF2085 domain-containing protein, with product MMRVVLYTRPECNLCDEVRGTLERLQAEYPHQLVEVDIDSEPALQQKYAEAIPVVLVGPYTLRAPIGETDLRVTLAAAGASAQSDTPRSGFEQRIALGVNRSILSFTRHWLAVFNLVVLVFVGLPFLAPALMKAGATGPARVIYTIYSPLCHQLAFRSWFLFGEQAAYPRQLAGMPVTSYGEATGLDEYDYLAAKQFVGNEQVGYKVAFCQRDIAIYAGILLGGLGFALVRGRLRPPSMMVWVLVGIVPLALDGFSQLLSAIPGFPFPPRESTPLLRTITGLLFGLSCVWLAYPHAEEAMAEARGELVTKLSGRDKSLDAPPTDDRVVD from the coding sequence ATGATGCGAGTCGTCCTGTACACCCGCCCGGAGTGCAACTTGTGTGATGAGGTGCGGGGCACCCTCGAGCGTCTGCAAGCCGAATACCCCCACCAGCTGGTTGAAGTCGATATCGATTCGGAGCCGGCTCTGCAGCAGAAGTACGCCGAGGCCATCCCGGTCGTGCTGGTAGGACCGTATACGCTGCGGGCTCCGATCGGCGAGACGGACTTGCGGGTGACGCTGGCAGCGGCGGGGGCCAGTGCCCAGTCGGACACTCCACGCTCAGGGTTCGAGCAGCGGATCGCCCTGGGTGTGAACCGGTCTATCTTGTCCTTCACCCGGCATTGGCTGGCGGTCTTCAACCTGGTGGTGTTGGTATTCGTCGGCCTGCCGTTCCTGGCGCCGGCTCTGATGAAGGCCGGCGCAACCGGACCCGCCCGCGTGATCTATACAATCTATTCGCCGCTCTGTCACCAGCTCGCCTTCCGCTCATGGTTCTTGTTCGGCGAACAAGCGGCCTACCCGCGCCAGCTGGCCGGGATGCCGGTCACTAGCTACGGCGAGGCAACCGGCCTCGATGAATACGACTACCTTGCTGCCAAGCAGTTCGTGGGCAACGAACAGGTGGGCTACAAGGTCGCCTTCTGCCAGCGGGACATCGCCATCTATGCCGGGATTCTGCTCGGGGGATTGGGCTTCGCGCTGGTGCGCGGCCGGCTGCGGCCGCCGTCGATGATGGTCTGGGTGCTGGTGGGGATTGTCCCGTTGGCCCTGGACGGGTTCTCGCAGTTGCTTTCGGCGATTCCCGGATTCCCGTTTCCTCCGAGGGAGAGCACGCCGCTGCTGAGAACGATCACCGGCCTGCTCTTCGGCCTCAGCTGCGTATGGCTGGCGTATCCGCATGCCGAGGAGGCCATGGCTGAGGCCCGCGGGGAACTTGTGACCAAGCTCAGCGGCCGGGACAAGAGCCTGGATGCCCCGCCGACGGATGACCGAGTGGTAGACTAG
- a CDS encoding YggS family pyridoxal phosphate-dependent enzyme: MPDQVRLLVVSKGRGLAAIRAVHEAGVRDFGENRIEEAGPKIDGLRGLEGVRWHMIGHVQSRKAQSVVGQFFLIHSVDRMKLATRLDRFAGLGQPRLAALLECNVSGESTKEGWEQSEPTAWAETTRELVQVAGLQGLDVRGLMTMAPLSDDPEASRPSFQRLSRLAEFLEGILPGRWGELSMGMTDDFEVAIEEGATCVRIGRAIFGEAS; the protein is encoded by the coding sequence ATGCCGGATCAGGTGCGGCTGTTAGTCGTCAGCAAGGGCCGCGGCCTGGCGGCGATCCGGGCCGTGCATGAGGCCGGAGTGCGGGATTTCGGCGAGAACCGGATTGAAGAAGCAGGTCCCAAGATCGATGGGCTGCGCGGGCTGGAGGGAGTCCGCTGGCACATGATCGGACATGTGCAAAGCCGCAAGGCGCAGTCGGTGGTCGGCCAGTTCTTCCTCATACACTCCGTCGATCGCATGAAGCTTGCCACTCGCCTGGATCGCTTCGCAGGCCTTGGACAGCCGCGCCTGGCTGCGCTGCTGGAGTGCAACGTCTCCGGCGAGAGCACGAAAGAGGGTTGGGAGCAGTCTGAGCCAACGGCGTGGGCCGAAACGACGAGGGAACTGGTGCAGGTGGCGGGCTTACAGGGGTTGGATGTTCGCGGGCTGATGACGATGGCGCCCCTGTCAGACGACCCGGAGGCATCCCGCCCGAGCTTTCAGCGGCTATCCAGACTGGCCGAATTCCTGGAAGGCATTTTGCCTGGCCGTTGGGGGGAGCTCTCGATGGGCATGACCGACGACTTCGAAGTCGCCATCGAAGAGGGGGCAACCTGCGTCCGGATTGGCCGGGCTATCTTTGGGGAAGCCAGCTAG
- a CDS encoding YggT family protein, translating into MLRAEDFIRLLASLITILVFVDILVHFVLDAYHPVRRALDRLVEPMLAPIRRLMPQTGMWDLSPIVLLLLVQVVEYILLRLLAS; encoded by the coding sequence ATGCTGAGGGCGGAGGACTTCATCCGGCTGCTGGCCAGCCTGATAACGATTCTGGTGTTTGTCGATATCCTTGTGCATTTCGTGCTCGACGCCTATCATCCCGTTCGCCGGGCCCTCGACCGTCTGGTCGAGCCTATGTTGGCGCCGATCCGGCGTTTGATGCCGCAGACCGGAATGTGGGACTTGAGCCCGATTGTCCTGCTCCTGCTCGTCCAGGTCGTGGAATACATTCTGCTGCGCCTCCTGGCTAGCTGA